In the genome of Thermosphaera aggregans DSM 11486, one region contains:
- a CDS encoding DUF2208 domain-containing protein, translated as MMSQPPRKTMWAVQALSMVLFALVSAVVPGYAFAFFLVYFIVFMAVMFKLTSKGMKPPPRSELGSPVFKESNPVNAMMYDKYLNAELKKQMTMMMLNFMLLFFVFILWSIYQAYIGPLIVSIIGEYTGDEVLLRFTYFLGMYVFFFGVMQGLRYLLFRGSDMQTFLFARIGFEVYRKGVMLDNRQFIAFNENICFEPNPDRKFVELRSRSNKSMRIRLYTLETGKLIDKLREAGVGECAV; from the coding sequence ATGATGAGTCAGCCGCCTAGGAAGACGATGTGGGCTGTTCAAGCATTATCCATGGTTCTCTTCGCGCTGGTTTCAGCAGTGGTGCCTGGGTACGCATTCGCATTCTTCCTAGTATACTTTATAGTGTTTATGGCGGTAATGTTTAAGCTGACCAGCAAGGGGATGAAGCCCCCGCCGAGGAGCGAGCTGGGCTCCCCTGTTTTCAAGGAGTCCAACCCTGTTAACGCCATGATGTATGACAAGTACTTGAATGCTGAGTTGAAGAAGCAGATGACCATGATGATGTTGAACTTCATGCTACTGTTCTTCGTCTTCATACTGTGGAGTATTTATCAAGCTTACATAGGCCCCTTAATAGTTAGCATCATAGGGGAGTACACGGGGGATGAGGTGCTCCTGAGGTTCACATACTTCCTCGGAATGTACGTCTTCTTCTTCGGCGTTATGCAGGGGCTCAGGTACTTATTGTTCAGGGGGAGTGACATGCAAACCTTCCTCTTCGCCAGGATCGGCTTCGAGGTTTACAGGAAAGGGGTGATGCTCGATAATAGACAGTTCATCGCATTCAACGAGAACATATGCTTCGAACCCAATCCTGACAGGAAGTTCGTGGAACTCAGGAGCCGGAGCAATAAGAGCATGAGGATAAGGCTGTACACTCTTGAAACAGGGAAGCTTATCGACAAGCTGAGAGAGGCTGGTGTGGGTGAGTGCGCGGTATAG
- the feoB gene encoding ferrous iron transport protein B: MEVRVALIGQPNVGKSSLFKALTGGDVMIANWPGTTVERVEGVVKYKGREIRLIDLPGIYGFSATTLEEKLSREYILSGEPHAVVVLVDATLPERTLYLAVEALELTGNVIVAFTKTDLSHSYGIHINYDLIQSRLKAPVVATSIVDDRGLRTLLEKILETVSKPPGEPSLKLSYGELEPFVDSVQRIIMEHRVLPKYPSRWLAVKLLEGDVDLEEKLLREAGEEVLNKIRAVRSEAQRIIGRDLAAFTASKRFQFILEVLGAGIVKKKVASAGLKYRFFYNPVIGPVASILIIMLMFLVAFTINTGFPLNTLLSILGQEELAEAVEKYSVSGLMEEYLGAVQEWVAGAVGDPVAASLIAKGIVGGVGAVLTFIPLILVVSLILSMFEDSGVLPRMAIGAHYLTSKIGLSGASIFPLTLSLGCNVPAILATRASISLRERLRLTITLPFIPCQARLIVLLALSTALSTFSSSLLVITGYLAAFLAFITVNYALYRLQDKPRGRSPELLLEVPPVHKPVARVLWWMVWSDLKHFVKRAGLVILSASVAVWFLTHVSTSLELTLDPSESIAAEASRVLTPLLEPIGVSGPGAWIVLFSLLIGFFAKELFISTLLVVSGSSTVRQATSLIGLTDAELIPLAVFTVLYVPCVATLSAIFSETRSAKHVVLTLALMMAVAYAGALITRLLITMW, encoded by the coding sequence ATGGAGGTAAGGGTTGCTCTCATCGGTCAACCGAACGTGGGCAAGTCATCACTGTTCAAGGCGCTCACCGGCGGGGATGTCATGATTGCCAACTGGCCCGGCACAACTGTTGAGAGGGTTGAAGGAGTCGTAAAGTATAAGGGGAGGGAGATCAGGCTCATAGACCTGCCCGGAATATACGGCTTCTCAGCCACCACGCTCGAGGAGAAGCTGTCTAGGGAGTACATTCTCAGCGGGGAGCCTCACGCGGTAGTGGTGCTCGTGGACGCAACTCTTCCCGAGAGAACCCTCTACCTAGCCGTGGAAGCCTTGGAGCTCACGGGCAATGTTATCGTAGCTTTCACGAAAACAGATCTCTCCCACTCGTATGGGATACATATAAACTATGATTTAATCCAGAGCAGGCTTAAAGCCCCCGTAGTGGCGACGTCAATAGTTGATGATAGAGGGCTTAGAACACTCTTAGAAAAAATCCTTGAGACAGTGTCGAAGCCCCCGGGCGAGCCCTCGTTAAAGCTGAGCTACGGCGAGCTCGAGCCCTTCGTGGACTCGGTTCAAAGAATAATAATGGAGCACAGGGTGCTTCCCAAATACCCGTCTAGATGGCTCGCGGTTAAGTTGCTGGAGGGTGATGTAGACCTCGAGGAGAAATTGTTGAGAGAGGCTGGCGAGGAGGTTTTGAACAAGATTAGAGCCGTCAGGAGTGAAGCGCAAAGGATCATAGGCAGGGATTTAGCGGCCTTCACAGCATCCAAGCGCTTCCAGTTCATCCTGGAGGTGCTAGGAGCCGGGATCGTTAAGAAAAAGGTTGCGAGTGCAGGGTTAAAGTACAGGTTTTTCTACAATCCTGTGATCGGCCCGGTTGCAAGCATTCTAATCATAATGCTGATGTTCCTTGTAGCCTTCACTATAAACACCGGCTTCCCTCTCAACACCCTGCTCAGCATTCTCGGACAGGAGGAGCTGGCCGAGGCTGTTGAGAAATACAGTGTTTCAGGGCTGATGGAGGAGTACCTGGGGGCGGTTCAGGAGTGGGTTGCGGGCGCAGTTGGAGACCCGGTAGCCGCCTCTCTAATAGCCAAGGGAATAGTCGGGGGTGTCGGGGCGGTGTTAACCTTTATCCCGCTGATACTTGTTGTGAGCTTGATCCTCTCGATGTTCGAGGACAGCGGCGTACTGCCCAGGATGGCTATTGGCGCGCACTATTTGACTTCGAAAATAGGGTTGTCGGGAGCTTCAATATTCCCGTTAACCCTCTCGCTGGGGTGCAACGTGCCGGCAATCCTTGCCACGAGAGCCAGCATCAGCTTGAGGGAGAGGCTGAGGCTCACTATAACCTTGCCGTTCATTCCTTGCCAGGCACGGCTGATAGTCCTACTCGCCCTCTCCACAGCCTTGTCAACCTTCTCGAGCAGCCTCCTCGTGATCACAGGGTATCTCGCGGCCTTCCTAGCATTCATCACTGTGAACTACGCTTTATACAGGCTCCAGGATAAGCCAAGGGGGAGGAGCCCGGAGCTGCTCCTGGAGGTGCCGCCTGTTCACAAGCCCGTTGCGAGGGTTTTATGGTGGATGGTTTGGAGCGATCTGAAGCATTTCGTTAAGAGGGCTGGGCTCGTCATTCTGTCCGCTAGTGTCGCGGTATGGTTTCTAACACATGTTTCCACATCCCTCGAGTTAACGCTCGACCCCTCGGAGAGCATCGCCGCGGAGGCCTCGAGGGTTTTAACCCCCCTGCTAGAGCCCATCGGGGTCTCCGGCCCCGGGGCTTGGATTGTGCTGTTCTCCCTGCTGATAGGGTTTTTCGCCAAGGAGTTATTCATTTCCACGCTACTGGTTGTCTCGGGTTCTTCAACGGTGAGGCAGGCAACATCCCTGATAGGGCTGACGGATGCTGAGCTGATCCCCTTAGCGGTTTTCACAGTACTCTACGTTCCCTGCGTAGCCACTCTCTCGGCAATATTTTCGGAGACGAGGAGCGCTAAGCATGTAGTGTTAACTTTAGCGTTGATGATGGCTGTCGCCTACGCGGGGGCCCTGATAACCAGGTTGCTGATCACGATGTGGTAG
- a CDS encoding NAD-dependent epimerase/dehydratase family protein has translation MNRVLVTGGAGFIGSHLVDYLLGRGFQVRVVDNLSSGRLEHVSHHFGSELFEFVKGDLKNPEVALKAVEDVDTVFHLAANPEVRLSVTEPAVHFNENLLATFNLLEACRRKGGVELFVFASSSTVYGDASVLPTPETHEIKPISVYGASKAGCEALLSSYSHLYGFKGVSLRYANIVGPRLRHGVIYDFIMKLSRNPGELEILGDGSQRKSYLHVSDAVEATVTVAEKSSSTYDCFNVGNEDWVTVAEIADIVSRAMGVKPLYRFLSTVKDGRGWPGDVKLMLLSIEKIKKLGWAPRLSSREAVEETARALVRELGLR, from the coding sequence ATGAACAGGGTGCTAGTCACCGGCGGGGCAGGCTTCATTGGAAGCCACCTGGTAGACTACTTGCTTGGGAGAGGTTTTCAGGTCAGGGTTGTAGACAACCTGAGCAGTGGCAGGCTTGAACACGTATCACACCACTTCGGGAGCGAGCTTTTCGAGTTCGTTAAGGGGGATTTGAAAAACCCCGAGGTAGCGTTGAAAGCCGTCGAAGACGTTGACACGGTTTTCCACCTGGCCGCAAACCCTGAGGTAAGGCTGAGCGTTACGGAGCCTGCAGTACACTTCAATGAAAACCTGCTCGCTACTTTCAACCTGCTCGAAGCCTGCAGGAGGAAGGGGGGTGTTGAACTCTTCGTTTTCGCGAGCTCGAGCACGGTTTACGGTGACGCCAGCGTGCTCCCGACCCCTGAAACCCATGAGATCAAGCCTATAAGCGTCTACGGTGCCAGCAAGGCCGGTTGCGAAGCCCTGTTATCATCATACTCACACCTCTACGGTTTCAAAGGGGTTTCACTACGCTACGCCAATATCGTGGGGCCTAGGCTGAGGCATGGCGTGATATATGATTTCATTATGAAGCTTTCCCGAAACCCTGGAGAGCTTGAAATACTCGGGGACGGCTCCCAGAGGAAGAGCTACCTGCACGTAAGCGATGCTGTTGAGGCAACGGTCACGGTTGCCGAGAAATCATCAAGCACTTACGACTGCTTCAACGTGGGGAACGAGGACTGGGTGACGGTTGCGGAGATAGCTGATATTGTTTCGAGAGCAATGGGGGTGAAACCTCTTTACAGGTTCCTCAGCACGGTTAAAGATGGGAGGGGCTGGCCGGGAGATGTGAAGCTCATGCTCCTCAGTATTGAAAAGATTAAGAAACTGGGCTGGGCCCCGAGGCTCTCGAGTAGGGAGGCGGTTGAGGAGACGGCTAGGGCACTGGTCAGGGAACTAGGCTTGAGGTAG
- a CDS encoding FeoA family protein, with the protein MSNDSLTLDAVEEGKVARVLGFEGRGGWVYRMYQMGLFPGSLVEVLVNNGRGPVIVRVMGVEVAVGRGLAKRIRVELAEEGAGWR; encoded by the coding sequence ATGTCCAACGACTCCTTAACGCTTGACGCCGTGGAGGAGGGGAAGGTTGCAAGGGTACTGGGGTTTGAAGGAAGGGGTGGATGGGTTTACAGGATGTATCAAATGGGGCTGTTCCCGGGATCCCTTGTCGAAGTGCTCGTCAACAATGGCAGGGGGCCCGTGATCGTGAGGGTCATGGGTGTTGAAGTAGCTGTTGGAAGAGGCTTGGCGAAGAGGATAAGGGTTGAGCTCGCGGAGGAGGGTGCTGGATGGAGGTAA
- a CDS encoding phosphoadenosine phosphosulfate reductase family protein, with amino-acid sequence MYFLSWVKEPATPVLSRRGGWRIRGDAWLAGAWERRLVSSLVRKYFHVNPGFEDDPMVFHRVPSWSSEVDYAFEFHAHALRLGVAYYSLREGWVLSPTGALASLLESQGAQACEIGFAKHLKGKQVELPEECGGSSSMVLVRMGDYVGVGRRVGEGGRRFKIKDLAPRGFRKLARGGAEDVVKFNEQVLHESVREAVGFIKKAYRSIQGSGRVAVSFSGGADSTATLSLVAQALGPGRVVAVYSDTGLEFPESLSYAERVASRLGVELVVLEPTVKAVDLVGEKGLMSVEDRWCTRILKLEPLRRFYSSSGLKLYFDGARDYESFNRARTPRLGYNPLIPGVKRALPIKHWPRLLVQAYLYSVKIPLNPLYDQGFTRIGCVACPAMHLYELHLSFSKHRGVHEELVKAAGLGMEEYLRMRWSTR; translated from the coding sequence ATGTATTTCCTATCATGGGTTAAGGAGCCCGCTACCCCGGTTTTAAGCAGGAGGGGAGGGTGGAGAATAAGGGGTGATGCCTGGCTCGCGGGGGCGTGGGAGAGGAGGCTTGTAAGCTCGCTCGTGAGGAAGTACTTCCACGTGAACCCTGGCTTCGAGGATGACCCCATGGTTTTCCATAGGGTTCCATCCTGGAGCAGTGAGGTTGACTATGCTTTCGAATTCCATGCTCATGCTTTAAGACTGGGCGTTGCCTACTACAGTCTGAGGGAGGGCTGGGTTCTATCTCCCACAGGGGCTTTGGCAAGCCTTCTCGAATCACAAGGGGCTCAGGCCTGCGAGATAGGGTTTGCGAAGCATTTGAAGGGGAAGCAGGTCGAGCTCCCCGAAGAGTGCGGCGGGTCATCAAGCATGGTTTTAGTGAGAATGGGGGATTACGTGGGTGTTGGAAGAAGGGTTGGAGAAGGCGGGAGGCGCTTCAAAATCAAGGATCTAGCCCCCCGGGGCTTCAGGAAGCTGGCGCGCGGCGGGGCGGAGGATGTTGTCAAATTCAACGAGCAGGTTTTACACGAGAGTGTTCGCGAAGCAGTAGGCTTCATTAAGAAGGCCTACCGGAGTATTCAAGGCTCCGGAAGGGTCGCCGTCTCCTTCAGCGGCGGGGCCGATTCAACAGCGACCCTTTCTCTCGTGGCACAGGCCCTGGGACCGGGCAGGGTGGTTGCCGTTTACAGTGACACCGGTCTAGAGTTCCCGGAGAGCCTCAGCTATGCTGAGCGTGTGGCTTCAAGGCTCGGCGTTGAGTTGGTCGTGCTTGAGCCTACCGTTAAAGCGGTCGACCTGGTGGGGGAGAAGGGATTGATGAGCGTGGAGGATAGGTGGTGTACGAGGATTTTGAAGCTTGAGCCTTTGAGAAGATTCTACAGTAGCAGCGGCTTGAAACTCTACTTCGACGGGGCCAGGGATTACGAGAGCTTCAACCGCGCTAGAACCCCCAGGCTAGGCTACAACCCGTTAATCCCAGGGGTTAAAAGAGCCCTCCCGATCAAGCACTGGCCCAGGCTCCTAGTCCAAGCATATCTTTACTCCGTGAAAATCCCTCTCAACCCTCTCTACGATCAAGGCTTCACGAGAATTGGGTGCGTAGCATGCCCCGCGATGCACCTCTACGAGCTCCACCTATCCTTCTCGAAACACCGGGGGGTTCACGAAGAGCTCGTCAAAGCCGCCGGCCTAGGCATGGAGGAGTATTTGAGAATGCGCTGGAGCACCCGTTAG
- a CDS encoding phosphoribosyltransferase, with product MFKVKTGRVLIARKPSEKEVAEIAAKLMSTYSQSKADKMKMRLMANELLRLLKPNLSYKDLYELTGIPESVLCRYARGSIIPSFEQAASILAKIALSIDIGFFVKELVEREKSPVIDLLRVLKDPYISRLLSVMLLLELTGKEVTKIVVTAEAVLPVASFLSTEFNAPIVLVKRKSYPGIQYYSTMVMRSPKEIENLYLDRDLLGRKDKVLVLADVVYSGKTLSSVLDMIGKSRAEIVDVIAILGLGEAWKMRLEDQGVKVLTTIPFTI from the coding sequence ATGTTTAAGGTTAAAACAGGCAGGGTGCTTATAGCGAGAAAGCCGAGCGAAAAAGAGGTTGCTGAAATCGCCGCGAAGCTTATGAGCACTTATTCCCAGAGCAAGGCTGACAAGATGAAGATGAGGCTGATGGCTAACGAGCTGCTAAGGCTTTTGAAGCCGAACTTGTCGTACAAGGATCTCTACGAGCTCACAGGTATCCCGGAGTCTGTTCTCTGCAGGTATGCGAGGGGGTCGATAATACCTAGTTTCGAGCAGGCCGCGAGCATTCTTGCGAAGATTGCGTTGTCAATAGACATAGGGTTCTTCGTGAAAGAGCTTGTGGAGAGGGAGAAAAGCCCTGTGATCGACTTGCTGAGGGTTTTGAAAGACCCGTATATCAGCCGCCTCCTCTCGGTCATGCTCCTCCTGGAGTTGACTGGGAAGGAGGTAACCAAGATCGTGGTGACCGCTGAAGCAGTGCTTCCCGTGGCATCCTTTCTTTCAACAGAGTTCAACGCTCCAATAGTCCTCGTGAAACGCAAGAGCTACCCTGGAATACAGTACTACAGCACCATGGTTATGAGAAGCCCCAAGGAGATTGAAAACCTCTACCTGGACAGGGATCTCCTTGGCAGGAAGGATAAGGTATTAGTTCTCGCGGACGTTGTGTACTCTGGGAAGACGTTGAGCAGTGTTCTCGACATGATCGGCAAGTCGAGGGCCGAGATCGTCGACGTTATAGCGATACTGGGGCTTGGAGAAGCATGGAAGATGAGGCTCGAGGACCAGGGCGTGAAGGTTTTAACCACAATCCCATTCACAATATGA
- a CDS encoding ACT domain-containing protein, translating into MKIEELVKVDSKGRVTIPLAVREVLDIREGMYLLVVADKDKKELRLLPIPVAAKLIKIRLVVEDRPGVLAELTRFLAQHNIDIVSTRCTVLKREELGECEMIVDLAKSEWTEPGMVADEMKKLEPVKNVEASYMSVE; encoded by the coding sequence ATGAAGATCGAAGAGCTGGTTAAGGTTGACTCCAAGGGAAGGGTTACTATTCCATTGGCTGTTAGAGAGGTCCTGGATATTAGGGAGGGCATGTACCTCCTGGTAGTGGCTGATAAGGATAAGAAGGAGCTGAGGCTACTGCCCATACCTGTCGCGGCTAAGCTTATAAAGATTAGATTGGTCGTTGAGGATCGACCCGGCGTCCTAGCCGAACTTACAAGGTTTCTCGCGCAGCACAACATAGACATTGTTTCCACAAGGTGCACGGTGTTGAAGAGAGAGGAGCTGGGGGAGTGTGAGATGATAGTCGACCTGGCTAAGTCTGAGTGGACTGAGCCGGGAATGGTTGCGGACGAGATGAAGAAGCTTGAGCCCGTTAAGAACGTTGAGGCAAGCTACATGTCGGTGGAGTAA
- a CDS encoding DEAD/DEAH box helicase, whose protein sequence is MIVLKTRKWISDEAFREILRIAEYQGSGGGERKFVLNVEKAVRNGYLYRDVVELIKEYQLEVEGSLSELEAAFQAYTPTVEWDSLTGYVKLYIPWPVFNKARAFLSELGAKRAASSDTGIVYRIPPYRLHDAYHKLSELGLDVKDPGRLLEDKLLPLKPELVNVSLRNYQQEALDKWRSNNYQGIVALPTGSGKTLIGVSAVVLTGRRSLIITYTREQMFQWRDVIVRSTNIPQSMIGLMYSEEKRLAPITIITYQSGFRIISEISPLFDLLIVDEVHHLPADKFKHIAVHSIAKYRLGLSATPYREDGKHEELFPLLGGIVYHKTPAELAAMGFLARYRVVTVKVGLKKDELEQYDSLRKLYFKLANGRDFKKVLDDALKGDQRAREALKIHSQMKMLLAKSESKLEKAVEIARDELEKGGKIIVFTQYVEQAEELSKRLGAYLLTGEVPPLERKRILEEFKTASKGILVVTTVGDEGLDIPDANVGIMVSGTGSRRQFIQRLGRLLRPKPGGEEARLYEIVLEKTPEEYQSRRRKTSTLDFEEVFDQE, encoded by the coding sequence ATGATAGTTTTGAAGACCCGTAAGTGGATTAGCGATGAGGCTTTCAGAGAGATATTGAGGATTGCCGAGTACCAGGGGAGCGGAGGGGGCGAGAGAAAGTTCGTCCTCAACGTTGAGAAAGCAGTTCGCAACGGATACTTGTACAGGGATGTCGTAGAGCTGATCAAAGAGTACCAGCTGGAGGTTGAGGGAAGCCTGAGCGAGCTGGAGGCCGCATTCCAAGCCTACACTCCCACAGTGGAGTGGGACAGCCTCACCGGCTACGTTAAACTCTATATTCCATGGCCTGTTTTCAACAAGGCCCGCGCTTTCCTCTCCGAGCTAGGCGCTAAGAGGGCCGCCTCCAGCGATACTGGAATAGTCTACAGGATCCCTCCCTACAGGCTACACGACGCATACCATAAACTATCCGAGCTAGGCCTGGATGTCAAGGACCCTGGGAGGCTTCTCGAGGACAAGCTCCTCCCGTTGAAGCCGGAGCTGGTCAACGTCTCGCTCAGGAACTACCAGCAGGAGGCTTTGGATAAGTGGAGGAGTAACAATTACCAGGGGATCGTAGCGCTTCCCACGGGCTCCGGGAAGACCTTGATCGGGGTTTCAGCAGTGGTTTTAACGGGGAGGAGAAGCTTGATAATAACCTACACTAGGGAGCAGATGTTTCAGTGGAGGGATGTCATAGTTAGATCCACGAACATTCCCCAGTCAATGATCGGCCTCATGTACAGTGAGGAGAAAAGGCTCGCCCCTATAACCATAATAACATATCAGAGCGGCTTCAGGATAATAAGCGAGATATCTCCCTTATTCGACCTCTTAATAGTTGACGAGGTGCACCACCTCCCAGCGGACAAGTTCAAACATATCGCAGTCCACAGCATAGCCAAGTACAGGCTAGGCTTATCTGCAACCCCCTACAGGGAGGATGGTAAGCATGAGGAGCTGTTCCCCTTGTTGGGCGGCATAGTTTATCATAAGACCCCTGCGGAGCTAGCCGCGATGGGGTTCCTGGCACGCTACCGCGTGGTCACTGTTAAAGTAGGGTTGAAGAAGGATGAGCTCGAACAGTACGACTCCCTAAGAAAACTGTACTTCAAGCTTGCTAACGGGAGGGATTTCAAGAAGGTGCTGGATGATGCTTTGAAAGGTGATCAAAGGGCTAGGGAGGCTTTGAAAATACACAGCCAGATGAAAATGCTCCTAGCCAAGTCGGAGAGTAAGCTTGAGAAGGCTGTTGAAATAGCCCGGGACGAGTTGGAGAAGGGCGGCAAGATAATAGTTTTCACCCAGTACGTGGAGCAGGCCGAGGAGTTGAGCAAGAGGCTTGGAGCATACCTGTTAACCGGCGAGGTCCCCCCGCTCGAGCGTAAGAGAATACTTGAAGAGTTTAAGACAGCCTCCAAGGGCATACTCGTGGTCACCACGGTCGGGGATGAAGGACTAGACATCCCTGACGCTAACGTTGGAATAATGGTGTCGGGGACAGGCTCCCGGAGGCAGTTCATCCAGAGGCTTGGGAGACTTCTGAGGCCAAAGCCGGGTGGAGAGGAGGCCCGGCTCTACGAGATAGTCCTGGAGAAAACGCCCGAGGAATACCAGTCCAGGAGGAGGAAAACTTCCACTTTAGACTTCGAAGAGGTTTTCGACCAGGAGTAG
- the albA gene encoding DNA-binding protein Alba: MAQPQSANTVLVGKKPVMNYVIAVLTLVHQGVREVYIKARGRAISKAVDTVEIIRNRFLPGKVDVEDIKIGSQTVTNPQGKETRVSIIEVKLKIKE, translated from the coding sequence ATGGCGCAACCCCAGAGTGCAAACACAGTCTTAGTTGGGAAGAAACCCGTAATGAACTACGTAATAGCTGTACTAACCCTGGTACACCAGGGTGTTAGAGAGGTATACATCAAGGCCCGCGGAAGAGCCATTAGCAAGGCTGTCGACACAGTCGAGATCATCAGGAACAGGTTCCTGCCTGGCAAAGTAGACGTTGAGGACATTAAGATCGGCAGCCAAACAGTGACCAACCCGCAGGGCAAGGAGACCAGGGTCAGCATCATAGAGGTCAAGCTGAAGATTAAGGAGTAA
- a CDS encoding DUF72 domain-containing protein, giving the protein MKTVVVGCCGFPTARGKYYSVFKTVELQNTFYDLPSVEWALSIRREAPQGFSFAVKAWQVITHPASSPTWRRMRRRPGGDPGGYGFLRPSRENIEALERTLEVAKALEAFIVVFQTPASMPFNQDAVKWVDEFFEQAVSMSSAVKYGWEPRGEWARSPVLEKVLSKHGVVHVTDLLRARPVFHGNMVYTRLHGLGSGEVNYSYKYTDRDLEGLALILKEMSFDTAYVMFNNVSMLNDAFRFKQVCGKVLEGMARVE; this is encoded by the coding sequence ATGAAAACGGTAGTCGTAGGGTGCTGCGGGTTTCCAACGGCCCGCGGCAAATACTACAGCGTTTTTAAAACCGTGGAGCTTCAAAACACCTTCTACGACCTGCCGAGTGTTGAATGGGCTTTGAGCATTAGGAGGGAAGCCCCTCAGGGCTTCTCTTTCGCGGTTAAAGCGTGGCAGGTTATAACCCATCCCGCATCATCCCCCACATGGAGGAGGATGAGGAGGAGGCCTGGGGGAGACCCGGGTGGCTACGGCTTCCTGAGGCCGAGCAGGGAGAATATTGAAGCGCTTGAGAGAACCCTGGAGGTTGCGAAAGCCCTTGAAGCCTTCATAGTGGTGTTTCAAACACCGGCTAGCATGCCCTTCAACCAGGATGCTGTTAAATGGGTTGACGAGTTCTTCGAGCAGGCCGTCTCAATGTCCAGCGCTGTCAAATACGGCTGGGAGCCAAGGGGTGAATGGGCGCGCTCACCCGTTCTCGAGAAAGTGTTAAGCAAGCACGGCGTGGTACACGTGACCGACCTGCTGAGGGCCCGCCCCGTGTTCCACGGCAACATGGTCTACACCAGGCTTCACGGGCTTGGAAGCGGGGAGGTTAACTACTCCTACAAGTACACTGACAGGGATCTGGAGGGCCTGGCACTGATTCTCAAGGAAATGAGTTTCGACACGGCTTACGTAATGTTCAACAATGTTTCAATGCTTAACGATGCTTTCAGGTTTAAACAGGTTTGCGGAAAAGTGTTAGAGGGGATGGCAAGGGTCGAGTAG
- a CDS encoding alpha/beta fold hydrolase, whose protein sequence is MPTGFKELTVKVKGFIRTRKGRIVVSVILVLAILALIPVPEVGVPVEEIGFENSRFVELDGFKIHYLDEGSGDRVFILLHGFGASVFTWRSIISNLSSMGRVIAFDRPGFGLTERVEPGKTPYNPYTSEGVVELTYRLLLKLNVSRAVLIGHSAGGGLALLFALRHPEMVESVVLIAPAWKPRVRAWHDNIVFCLPFADKYGPLVVRGFVGQLEQVLYKAWYNKTLLTSDVVEGYKHPLKARNWDKGLYWILKYSDFPDITGELPGLGKQVLIVHGDKDEIVPLESSVELSRLLNSTLIVIENVGHLPHEEAPAEFLEAVQTFISH, encoded by the coding sequence TTGCCCACGGGTTTTAAAGAGCTCACGGTTAAAGTGAAAGGATTCATCAGGACGAGGAAGGGTAGGATAGTAGTCTCAGTAATACTGGTGCTCGCGATCCTAGCATTGATCCCTGTTCCCGAGGTCGGTGTCCCGGTTGAGGAGATAGGCTTCGAGAACAGCAGGTTCGTGGAGCTAGACGGGTTCAAAATACACTACTTGGACGAGGGCTCGGGGGATAGGGTTTTCATACTCCTCCACGGCTTCGGGGCGAGCGTTTTCACGTGGAGAAGCATTATCAGCAACCTCTCGTCCATGGGCAGGGTTATAGCTTTCGACAGGCCCGGCTTCGGGCTCACGGAGAGGGTTGAGCCCGGTAAAACCCCTTACAACCCGTACACTAGCGAGGGGGTTGTTGAGCTAACCTACAGGTTGCTTTTAAAGCTTAACGTTTCCAGGGCTGTTCTCATAGGGCACTCGGCCGGGGGAGGGCTGGCACTCCTCTTCGCGCTGAGGCATCCCGAGATGGTTGAGTCAGTAGTATTGATCGCGCCGGCATGGAAGCCCAGGGTTAGAGCGTGGCATGACAACATAGTGTTCTGCCTTCCGTTCGCGGACAAGTACGGGCCCTTGGTTGTGAGAGGATTTGTGGGGCAACTCGAGCAGGTTCTCTACAAGGCATGGTATAATAAGACATTGCTTACGAGCGACGTGGTCGAGGGTTATAAACACCCCTTGAAAGCAAGGAACTGGGATAAAGGATTGTACTGGATTTTAAAGTACAGCGACTTCCCGGATATTACAGGCGAGCTCCCAGGGCTTGGCAAGCAAGTGCTGATAGTGCATGGTGATAAGGATGAGATTGTCCCCTTGGAATCCAGCGTTGAACTCTCGAGACTCCTCAACTCCACATTGATCGTTATCGAGAACGTTGGACACCTCCCGCACGAGGAGGCCCCTGCCGAGTTCCTGGAGGCCGTTCAAACTTTTATTTCACATTAG